One Streptomyces sp. CNQ-509 DNA window includes the following coding sequences:
- a CDS encoding DUF2997 domain-containing protein, whose product MADEVIDVVIDPDGTLTMSVRGVAGMACLADTEGLVDLLGGEIESRELTDEAYADSEQEAHDRLWQ is encoded by the coding sequence ATGGCGGATGAGGTGATCGACGTCGTGATCGACCCGGACGGGACGCTGACCATGTCGGTGCGTGGGGTCGCGGGTATGGCTTGCCTGGCCGACACCGAGGGCCTGGTGGACCTGCTGGGCGGGGAGATCGAGTCGCGGGAGCTGACCGACGAGGCGTATGCCGACTCCGAGCAGGAGGCCCACGATCGGCTCTGGCAGTAG
- a CDS encoding 4Fe-4S cluster-binding domain-containing protein, whose translation MPTPSRRPTIGSGSSGSRTTGAHTLWRVHGVLPRSLANGPGERFVVWSQGCPLACPGCFNPDTHATDGGGTRSVGGLLDAVRAQVPGIEGVTLTGGEPLAQPEAVAAFCAGLRGEPAFGDLGIIVLTGFTRTEIDADPARLAAVAAADLVVAGRYNQSQRLASGLRGSANKEYLYRTGRYRGLDLGGVPEVEVHIGGDGTITGTGMADLRGGDW comes from the coding sequence ATGCCGACTCCGAGCAGGAGGCCCACGATCGGCTCTGGCAGTAGCGGGTCACGCACGACTGGGGCGCACACGCTGTGGCGGGTGCACGGCGTGTTGCCGCGCAGTCTGGCGAACGGCCCGGGAGAGCGGTTCGTCGTCTGGAGTCAGGGCTGTCCGCTGGCTTGCCCCGGATGCTTCAACCCCGACACGCATGCCACCGATGGCGGTGGCACCAGATCCGTAGGTGGTCTGCTCGACGCGGTACGTGCCCAGGTGCCCGGCATCGAGGGGGTCACGCTGACCGGTGGTGAGCCGCTGGCCCAGCCGGAGGCGGTCGCGGCGTTCTGTGCCGGGCTGCGGGGCGAGCCCGCTTTCGGCGACCTGGGCATCATCGTCCTGACCGGGTTCACCCGTACCGAGATCGACGCCGATCCGGCCAGGTTGGCCGCGGTCGCCGCCGCGGACCTGGTCGTCGCCGGCCGGTACAACCAGTCGCAGCGGCTGGCTTCCGGGTTACGTGGGTCGGCGAACAAGGAGTACCTGTACCGCACCGGGCGGTACCGCGGCCTGGACTTGGGAGGGGTCCCGGAGGTCGAGGTCCACATTGGGGGCGACGGGACCATCACCGGCACCGGGATGGCCGACCTGCGAGGGGGCGACTGGTGA
- a CDS encoding AAA family ATPase, whose product MTIADEIRLYLRARVALIVLVTVEEQRALDVLDEVRAARDSASDLVSWDVAERFASVQGRQLPDAVDPIVALDKIKTLAQESPERRDLYVLKDFHEFWARDPRVRRKLRTLAQQLVFTGASLVVTTPERTVPAELRDDAVLVEMPLPAADALRAALDVLIDDTAGVRSRLTEHGRARLAQAALGLTAAQARRAFAKAIVRDKVLDDRGIDAVVAEKKAIIRESQALEFYAAEETPDDVGGLDELKKWLALRERAFTEEAAAFGLPAPKGLALIGIPGTGKSLTAKMIGGLWRLPLLRLDIGALFGSLVGESEERVRRALQLAETVAPCVLWIDEVEKGLAGGGLDGGTAQRVFGTILTWMQEKTDPVFVVATANDVTALPPETLRRGRFDEIFFLDLPTEPERREIIAVHLRKRRRDPGTFDVHRLTRLADGYTGAELEQAIVDALYHAFAADRDISDDDLAAAIARTVPLSRSQREVIERLRGWLREGRAQSASFAEADLAARSQVRLELS is encoded by the coding sequence GTGACGATCGCGGACGAGATCCGGCTGTACCTGCGTGCGCGTGTTGCGTTGATCGTGCTGGTAACCGTCGAGGAGCAGCGCGCGCTCGACGTCCTGGACGAGGTACGCGCCGCCCGCGACTCCGCCTCGGATCTCGTGAGCTGGGACGTCGCCGAGCGGTTCGCGTCCGTCCAGGGCAGGCAACTCCCGGACGCCGTCGACCCGATCGTCGCCCTCGACAAGATCAAGACGCTCGCACAGGAATCACCGGAGCGCCGGGACCTTTACGTCCTCAAGGACTTTCACGAGTTCTGGGCCAGGGATCCCCGGGTCAGGCGCAAGTTGCGTACGCTCGCCCAGCAACTCGTCTTCACCGGCGCGTCGTTGGTCGTCACCACCCCGGAACGTACCGTCCCGGCAGAGCTGCGCGACGACGCGGTGCTGGTCGAGATGCCGCTGCCGGCCGCCGATGCGCTGCGCGCCGCCCTCGACGTACTCATCGACGACACCGCGGGCGTGCGGTCCCGGCTCACCGAGCACGGCCGGGCCCGGCTGGCGCAGGCCGCGCTCGGGCTGACCGCGGCGCAGGCTCGGCGTGCGTTCGCCAAGGCCATCGTGCGCGACAAGGTGCTGGACGACCGGGGCATCGACGCCGTGGTCGCGGAGAAGAAGGCGATCATCCGGGAGAGCCAGGCGCTGGAGTTCTACGCCGCCGAGGAGACACCCGACGACGTCGGCGGTCTCGATGAGCTGAAGAAGTGGCTGGCGCTGCGCGAACGGGCGTTCACCGAGGAAGCGGCTGCTTTCGGGCTGCCCGCGCCGAAGGGTCTCGCGCTGATCGGCATCCCGGGCACCGGCAAGAGCCTGACCGCGAAGATGATCGGCGGCCTGTGGAGGCTCCCGCTGCTGCGCCTGGACATCGGTGCGCTCTTCGGCTCGCTGGTCGGCGAGTCCGAGGAGCGGGTACGCCGTGCGCTGCAACTCGCCGAGACGGTGGCGCCCTGCGTGCTGTGGATCGACGAGGTGGAGAAGGGCCTGGCCGGCGGCGGGCTGGACGGCGGCACCGCGCAGCGGGTGTTCGGCACCATTCTGACCTGGATGCAGGAGAAGACTGACCCGGTGTTCGTCGTCGCCACCGCCAACGACGTGACCGCGCTGCCGCCGGAGACGCTGCGCCGGGGCCGGTTCGACGAGATCTTCTTCCTTGATCTGCCGACGGAGCCGGAACGCCGCGAGATCATCGCGGTACACCTGCGCAAACGCCGCCGTGACCCCGGCACGTTCGACGTGCACCGCCTTACGCGGCTCGCCGACGGCTACACCGGCGCGGAGCTTGAGCAGGCCATCGTGGACGCTCTGTACCACGCCTTTGCCGCCGACCGGGACATCTCCGACGACGACCTGGCCGCCGCGATCGCCCGCACGGTGCCGCTGTCCCGCTCGCAGCGCGAGGTGATCGAGCGGCTTCGCGGTTGGCTGCGCGAGGGCCGCGCCCAGTCCGCGTCCTTCGCCGAAGCAGACCTGGCCGCCCGGTCGCAGGTCCGCCTCGAACTGAGCTGA
- a CDS encoding Hsp70 family protein → MTARIGIDFGTANTVVARSDEARGCGVPIPLDGVDLTRDGARGVAQRVIPSLLAYHHDGDRRWLGAQVTGRPGLLSDPDVTVFQATKSNVTGRAVDIPRTVGGRRISGRDAATRFLGDVTALAVLAVGADDLEIVATAPVESFDTYRDWLVQEVGAGVGAARLRVVDEATAAAVGYRARMSVGDVFCVFDFGAGTLDISIVRVEEATGAGAGVRVVSKVGADIGGNHIDALLAEHAVAAARLPTSDPVAYNRMFRALLASAETAKIALTGADRAVLDAVDPRGRTHRIPVTRAEFDHLLREADILGRVNRALRKALEGAAVRGYPSAELAGAFLVGGTSLIPAVQDLVRLHLDPGVLHLDRPLEAVATGAAGIAGGHELHDHIQHDYAIRHVDDRGGYEFEPLVPAGTPYPTAEPVKSITIRAVHHGQIRLGIAVYELTHATSRDAGADLEIVFDAHGGARTAAVTAQARQERATLWLNEDSPTFLVADPPAAVGTDRFRLDFRVDPQKRLTVSAFDIERRTWVLAEHPVVRLA, encoded by the coding sequence ATGACGGCCCGCATCGGGATCGACTTCGGGACCGCGAACACCGTCGTGGCGCGGTCGGACGAGGCGCGTGGGTGCGGGGTGCCCATTCCGCTCGACGGCGTCGACCTCACCCGCGACGGCGCGCGCGGCGTCGCGCAGCGGGTGATCCCGTCCCTGCTCGCCTATCACCACGATGGCGACCGGCGCTGGTTGGGTGCGCAGGTGACCGGGCGGCCCGGGTTGCTCAGCGACCCGGACGTCACGGTGTTCCAGGCGACCAAGAGCAACGTCACCGGCCGGGCCGTGGACATCCCGCGGACGGTCGGCGGGCGGCGGATCAGCGGGCGGGACGCGGCGACCCGGTTCCTCGGCGACGTCACCGCGCTCGCGGTGCTCGCGGTCGGCGCGGACGACCTGGAGATCGTGGCCACCGCGCCCGTCGAGTCGTTCGACACCTACCGGGACTGGCTGGTGCAGGAGGTGGGCGCCGGGGTCGGTGCGGCGCGCCTGCGGGTGGTCGACGAGGCGACCGCGGCGGCGGTCGGCTACCGGGCCCGGATGAGCGTCGGGGACGTGTTCTGCGTCTTCGACTTCGGCGCCGGCACGCTGGACATCTCGATCGTGCGGGTGGAGGAGGCGACCGGGGCGGGCGCGGGCGTACGGGTCGTCTCCAAGGTGGGCGCCGACATCGGCGGCAACCACATCGACGCGCTGCTCGCCGAGCACGCGGTGGCCGCCGCCCGGCTGCCGACGAGCGATCCCGTCGCGTACAACCGGATGTTCCGCGCCCTGCTCGCCTCCGCCGAAACCGCCAAGATCGCCCTCACCGGGGCGGACCGGGCGGTGCTCGACGCCGTCGACCCACGCGGCAGGACGCACCGGATCCCGGTCACCAGGGCCGAGTTCGACCACCTGCTGCGCGAGGCCGACATCCTCGGCCGGGTCAACCGCGCGCTGCGCAAGGCGCTGGAGGGCGCGGCGGTCAGGGGCTACCCGTCGGCGGAACTCGCCGGCGCGTTCCTGGTCGGCGGCACCAGCCTCATTCCCGCCGTACAGGACCTGGTCCGGCTGCACCTCGATCCTGGCGTGCTCCACCTCGACCGGCCGCTGGAGGCGGTGGCCACCGGGGCCGCCGGCATCGCCGGGGGGCACGAGCTGCACGACCACATCCAGCACGACTACGCCATCCGGCACGTGGACGACCGCGGCGGCTACGAGTTCGAGCCGCTGGTGCCCGCAGGCACCCCGTACCCGACGGCGGAGCCGGTCAAGTCGATCACGATCCGCGCCGTCCACCACGGGCAGATCCGCCTCGGCATCGCCGTCTACGAGTTGACCCACGCCACGTCCAGAGACGCCGGCGCCGACCTGGAGATCGTGTTCGACGCGCACGGCGGCGCCCGCACGGCTGCGGTGACCGCGCAGGCCCGCCAGGAGCGCGCGACGCTGTGGCTCAACGAGGACAGCCCGACGTTCCTGGTCGCCGACCCGCCGGCTGCGGTGGGCACCGACCGGTTCCGCCTGGACTTCCGGGTCGACCCGCAGAAACGGCTGACCGTCTCGGCATTCGACATCGAACGACGTACCTGGGTGCTGGCCGAGCACCCGGTGGTCCGGCTCGCCTGA
- a CDS encoding DUF1257 domain-containing protein has protein sequence MSHFTRIRTKLRDADVLVEALRTVGYDHVEVHDEPATLYGYQGDARPERAEVVIRRAHIGPASNDIGFARQPDGSFEAIISEYDRHRHDPAWLTRLSQSYAHAATLRYAAEHGYEVATDELQQDGTRRLTLRRTN, from the coding sequence TTGTCGCATTTCACCCGGATCCGCACGAAGCTACGGGACGCCGACGTCCTCGTCGAGGCGCTGCGTACGGTCGGCTACGACCATGTCGAGGTGCACGACGAGCCGGCCACGCTCTACGGCTACCAGGGCGACGCCCGCCCGGAGCGCGCCGAGGTGGTCATCCGCCGCGCCCACATCGGCCCGGCGAGCAACGACATCGGCTTCGCCCGGCAACCAGACGGCTCGTTCGAGGCGATCATCAGCGAGTACGACCGGCACCGGCACGACCCCGCCTGGCTGACCAGGCTCAGCCAGTCCTACGCCCACGCCGCCACCCTGCGCTACGCAGCCGAACACGGCTACGAGGTGGCCACCGACGAACTCCAGCAAGACGGCACCCGCCGCCTCACCCTGCGCCGCACCAACTGA
- the narI gene encoding respiratory nitrate reductase subunit gamma, producing MTWTTALATAGEETGTGGALLWIALPYLALTVFVLGHVWRYRYDKFGWTTRSSQLYENRLLRIGSPLFHFGILVVLLGHIGGLLIPKSWTEAAGISEHAYHVTAVALGTIAGIATLGGMTILIYRRRTVGPVFSATTRNDKAMYFALAAAITLGLAATVAANVLDDGYDYRETISPWFRSVFYLQPDPALMADAPLLFQLHALSALLLFAVWPFTRLVHMLTAPVGYLTRPYIVYRSRDVQLGAHAPHRGWERTID from the coding sequence ATGACCTGGACCACCGCGCTCGCCACCGCGGGTGAGGAGACCGGCACCGGGGGCGCCCTGCTATGGATCGCCCTTCCCTACCTCGCCCTCACCGTCTTCGTCCTCGGCCACGTCTGGCGCTACCGCTACGACAAGTTCGGCTGGACCACCCGCTCCTCCCAGCTCTACGAGAACCGGCTCCTGCGCATCGGCAGCCCGCTGTTCCACTTCGGCATCCTCGTCGTTCTCCTCGGCCACATCGGCGGCCTGCTCATCCCCAAGAGCTGGACCGAAGCCGCAGGCATCAGCGAGCACGCCTACCACGTCACCGCCGTCGCCCTCGGCACCATCGCCGGCATCGCCACCCTCGGCGGCATGACCATCCTCATCTACCGCCGCCGCACCGTCGGCCCGGTCTTCTCCGCCACCACCCGCAACGACAAGGCGATGTACTTCGCCCTCGCCGCGGCCATCACCCTCGGCCTGGCCGCCACGGTCGCCGCCAACGTCCTCGACGACGGCTACGACTACCGCGAAACCATCTCCCCCTGGTTCCGCTCCGTCTTCTACCTCCAGCCCGACCCCGCGCTGATGGCCGACGCCCCGCTGCTCTTCCAGCTCCACGCCCTCAGCGCCCTGCTGCTCTTCGCCGTCTGGCCCTTCACCCGCCTGGTCCACATGCTCACCGCACCCGTCGGCTATCTGACCCGCCCGTACATCGTCTACCGCAGCCGCGATGTCCAGCTGGGCGCCCACGCCCCTCACCGCGGCTGGGAACGAACCATCGATTGA